The segment CGCGCTCCCCTTTGCTAGTTTATCACCGGGTTTGGGCTCTTGCTCCATCACGACTCCTTGCACATAGGTATCGCTGTACTTTTCCTGAACCGGCTCAGCAACGTTTAAATCATTTTTATTGATTACGCTTATCGCATCACTGAGCTTTTGTCCGATGACTGAAGGCACGGTTCGCTGTTCCGCTCCCTGACTGACATTAAGAGTTACGTAGCGGTTGACTTTTATCCTGGTGCCTGCTGTGGGATCCTGGGCAATAACGTTGTCCGCCGGCACGTCGGGATTGTTGCTCCGGGTCACATTTATGTTTTTACTCTTTATACCCCGATCAAGTAAGATACTTTTCGCCTCATCAAGAGTTTTTCCCACGACGTAAGGCATTGTCACTTCTTTGACATTAAAGTAAAATTGATATGCCGCGGCTCCCGCGGCGAACACACCTAAAATAATCAAAGCCGCCCAGAGCCAGCCGTAGCTTCTCTTTTTCCCGCGCGCTTCCCTGTCAACGGGCTGGATATCCCCGGCGACCCCGCGAACGGTGGGAATCACCCTGGTGGCAAATTCATCAACGGGATCTGAGCGCGGTGTGTCTTTGATGCCGGTCCCTGATATATCCTCAAGTTCCTGCGCCATCTGTCTGGCTGTTTCGTACCGGCCGGACGGGCTTTTTGCCATGGCCTGGGCGATGACCTTTTCCAAGCCCAACGGCACTGCCGGATTCAGCAAGGAAGGGCGTGGCGGCTCATCCTGGATATGCTTCAAAGCGACGCCAACCGGGGTGTCTCCCTGGAACGGCAGCGCTCCTGTGACCATTTCATACAATACAACACCCAGGGAATAGATATCGGAGCGCGGTCCGGTGTTTTCTCCACGCGCCTGTTCAGGAGAAAGGTAATGGACCGAACCCATGATGGTGTCAGTCTGGGTAAGAGTAGCGGCAGTGGCCCCCCTGGCGATGCCAAAGTCGGTAAGTTTGGCTCGCCCGTCCCTGGTGATTAGAACGTTCTGCGGCTTGACATCCCGGTGCACAATGTCGTTTTCGTGGGCATGCTCCAGCGCTTCGCTGATCTGCCGGGCAATCTGAGCGGCCCTGACCGGGGTTAAAGGACCATGCAGCCTGATCAGGTTTTTTAAGTTGTCACCTTCAACATATTCCATGACCAGGTAGTCAACCGCGTCAACGCGCCCGACGTCATAAATGCTGACAATATTCGGGTGCGAGAGGCTGGCGATAGCCTGGGCCTCCCTGCGAAACCGTTTTACGAAGTCTTCGTCACTGGTAAACTCGGGACGGAGCACTTTTATCGTAACAAGCCTGTTCAAAATAGTATCCCGGCCTTTATAAACTATGGCCATGCCCCCGCCGCCCAGTTGTTCCATGATTTCATAGCGGTTCCCCAAAAGCTTCCCGATCAATATATTCACCCCTCAAATCTACACTAAACAGATTAGTAATTCTTGCGCACCGCTTGCCGCTAATCTTAATACCCCTTTGCCAGAGCCGTCGCCAGGAGCCTGCCCGCAACCGGCGCCGCGACGGACCCGCCTGAACCGGCGTTTTCCAAAACAACCGCGACGGCCAGCCTGGGCTGCTCCGCGGGCGCGAAACCGACAAACCAGGCGTGAGTCTGACCGTGCGGGTTTTGGGCGGAACCGGTTTTACCGGCCATCTGCGTCCCGGATACTGCCGCGGCCGTCGCCGTACCGCTGCGCACCGCGTCGACCATCCCTTCTTTGATAATTCCGGAAATAGCCGGGGTGGTTGCGGTGAGCCACTGGCGTTGCACCGCGGACTGAACAATTTCACCTGTAGAGTCTTTTACCGAGTCAACCAGATAGGGCCGCATAATCACACCCTGGTTGGCTATTGCCGCCGCCGCCAGGGCCATATGCAACGGGCTTACCAGTACTTCCCCCTGACCGATGGCGCTGCTGGCCAGTTCTGTCTGAGTCATGTCACCCGGAGCGGCAAGCGTACCTGGCCGTACCGCGATTCCCGGGTCGGGATCCTGATCCATCCCAAAAGCCTTAAAGACACGGTAAAAGTTGTCGGCGCCCATCCCTAGACCCAACTGGGCAAAAGTAGTGTTGCACGAGACAGCAAGGGCTTTTTTTAGATCCACTTCACCATGAGCGGCCAGGTCGGTCAGTTTATACCCGCCCACCATCAAGTAACCCTGGCAGTTGAAAATGCTGTTGGCAAGCCCGGGCTTGGCAGCCAGCGCTCCGGCCGCGGTAATGATTTTGAATGTTGAGCCGGGCGGGTAAGCTCCCTGCGTCGCCCTGTTAAGCAAGGGCGAGTCCGCCGCCTGCACCAGGCTCGGCCAGTTTTCATCCAGGTGATTGGGGTCGTAACCCGGGGCTGAAGCCACTACCCGCAAAGCCCCTGTCCGGATATCAACCAGGACAACCGCCCCCCGCCGGCCCCCAAGCAACTGCTCAGCAAGCCCCTGCAGGGAAGAGTCAATAGTGAGAGTCAGATCGCCGCCTTTTTGCTCTTTACCAAGGATCTTATTAATAAAGTTCCTGATACTGTCTGAGCCTTCCATTCCCAGCAGATAAGGGTCGTATGCGGATTCAAGGCCCGCCCGCCCGTACCGGTCGGAAATGTACCCGATAATATGGGCCGCGTCATCCCCCAGGGGATAAACCCGCCGGCCTTGTTTGCCGTCAAATTCAGTCTTAGCCAGGACAACACCCCTGGCATCGTAGATATTCCCCCGCCTCACTTGCGTCTCCCTCTCCCGCGTGCGGCGGTTATAAGGGTTCGCGGCCAGGGCCGGGTCCTTGACTACCTGCAAATATGACAGGTAGCCTACAAGGACTAATAATAAGCCCAGCAGCAAAAAACCAAGTTTAAGAATATTCTTCTTCATATATTGCTTTCTTCCTCATGGGAAATATTCAATAAGAGTCCTAGCAATATAAAGTTTGCCACCAGCGAACTGCCCCCATAACTTATATACGGAAGAGTAATGCCGGTTAACGGCAACAACTTGGTAACCCCGGCAATAATGATAAAAGCCTGTATACCAAGGAGGGACGTCAAACCGGAAGCCGCCAGGGCGGCAAAATCATCAGACGTTTTTAAAGCGATCCTGATTCCCCGGTAAACAAAAATCATAAAAAGGATAATAATTCCCGCGCCGCCCGCCAAACCCAGCTCTTCACAAATGGCGGAAAATATCAAATCCGTATGCACCGCCGGAATGTAGCCCGGGTATCCCAAGCCGAGACCGCTTCCGAGCACACCGCCCGAGTTAATCGCAAAAAGCGACTGGATGATCTGGTATCCCGTGGTTTCAATAGTAGGCCACGGGTTCATCCATATTTCCACTCTGGCGCGCACATGGTCAAACATATAGAAACTGGCCGCCGCTCCCGCGATAAAAAGCGCAAAACCAAATAGAACATAGGAAATACGGGAAGTGGCCACATAGACCATGGTCAGAAAAGTACTGAAATAAATCAGCGCCGCGCCGAGGTCTTTCTGAAATACCAGCAATAAAAGCGAAATTCCCCACATGGCCAGCAGCGGGCCCCACTCCTGTGGTCCCGGCAAAGACATGCCGCCCAGGTTCCTGGTTCCGACAGTTAAAACAGCCCTATTTTCCGACAGGTAGCTGGCCAGGAAAAGCACTACCAGGATCTTAACAAACTCGGAAGGCTGAAAATGCAATATGCCGATATCCAGCCAACTCTTCGCCCCTCCCTGCTCGTGGCCGAAAAAAACAGGTAAAATTAAAACAATCAAGCCGGCAAGCGCGTAAATATACTTGTAGTCACTTAAAAACCGGAAATCAAGGAGCAACCGTGAAGTCAAGAGCAGGACTCCAAGCCCAATCAGCAGCCAGAAAAACTGGCGCACACCATACGCCGGATCCAGGCGAAACAGGAAAACCAAGCCGGTAGTGGAAAGCAGGGCGGTTAACGGCAGCAAAAAACAGTCCCCGCGGTATCCGGCAATATGCCAGTAAACACTTACCAGGAAGTAGGCGGCTATAACGGAAATGCAAGCGAAAACAACCTTCCGGTCAGGAGTCCCGGCTGATCCCAGATACAGCGCGAGCGCCCCGGCCATGGCGTAAACACCGGTAAGAAAAAGCAGCTTCCACTC is part of the Pelotomaculum isophthalicicum JI genome and harbors:
- the pknB gene encoding Stk1 family PASTA domain-containing Ser/Thr kinase; translated protein: MIGKLLGNRYEIMEQLGGGGMAIVYKGRDTILNRLVTIKVLRPEFTSDEDFVKRFRREAQAIASLSHPNIVSIYDVGRVDAVDYLVMEYVEGDNLKNLIRLHGPLTPVRAAQIARQISEALEHAHENDIVHRDVKPQNVLITRDGRAKLTDFGIARGATAATLTQTDTIMGSVHYLSPEQARGENTGPRSDIYSLGVVLYEMVTGALPFQGDTPVGVALKHIQDEPPRPSLLNPAVPLGLEKVIAQAMAKSPSGRYETARQMAQELEDISGTGIKDTPRSDPVDEFATRVIPTVRGVAGDIQPVDREARGKKRSYGWLWAALIILGVFAAGAAAYQFYFNVKEVTMPYVVGKTLDEAKSILLDRGIKSKNINVTRSNNPDVPADNVIAQDPTAGTRIKVNRYVTLNVSQGAEQRTVPSVIGQKLSDAISVINKNDLNVAEPVQEKYSDTYVQGVVMEQEPKPGDKLAKGSAVVLYVSMGKQPMTHKVPDLTGLTVEKAKAELEKLKLILDENITRVKSTSYFSGHVITQIPAKDTEVQEGSTVKVTVSDGPGPTMRTASVEAKFDDDKKEHELRIVVKDVRGTTDAFVGTVKNEKSVVKVVPYYGKATIQVYVDKILKGEESFE
- a CDS encoding peptidoglycan D,D-transpeptidase FtsI family protein, whose amino-acid sequence is MKKNILKLGFLLLGLLLVLVGYLSYLQVVKDPALAANPYNRRTRERETQVRRGNIYDARGVVLAKTEFDGKQGRRVYPLGDDAAHIIGYISDRYGRAGLESAYDPYLLGMEGSDSIRNFINKILGKEQKGGDLTLTIDSSLQGLAEQLLGGRRGAVVLVDIRTGALRVVASAPGYDPNHLDENWPSLVQAADSPLLNRATQGAYPPGSTFKIITAAGALAAKPGLANSIFNCQGYLMVGGYKLTDLAAHGEVDLKKALAVSCNTTFAQLGLGMGADNFYRVFKAFGMDQDPDPGIAVRPGTLAAPGDMTQTELASSAIGQGEVLVSPLHMALAAAAIANQGVIMRPYLVDSVKDSTGEIVQSAVQRQWLTATTPAISGIIKEGMVDAVRSGTATAAAVSGTQMAGKTGSAQNPHGQTHAWFVGFAPAEQPRLAVAVVLENAGSGGSVAAPVAGRLLATALAKGY
- a CDS encoding FtsW/RodA/SpoVE family cell cycle protein, translating into MSVMKGRQVEWKLLFLTGVYAMAGALALYLGSAGTPDRKVVFACISVIAAYFLVSVYWHIAGYRGDCFLLPLTALLSTTGLVFLFRLDPAYGVRQFFWLLIGLGVLLLTSRLLLDFRFLSDYKYIYALAGLIVLILPVFFGHEQGGAKSWLDIGILHFQPSEFVKILVVLFLASYLSENRAVLTVGTRNLGGMSLPGPQEWGPLLAMWGISLLLLVFQKDLGAALIYFSTFLTMVYVATSRISYVLFGFALFIAGAAASFYMFDHVRARVEIWMNPWPTIETTGYQIIQSLFAINSGGVLGSGLGLGYPGYIPAVHTDLIFSAICEELGLAGGAGIIILFMIFVYRGIRIALKTSDDFAALAASGLTSLLGIQAFIIIAGVTKLLPLTGITLPYISYGGSSLVANFILLGLLLNISHEEESNI